The Dehalococcoidia bacterium genome window below encodes:
- a CDS encoding patatin-like phospholipase family protein, with translation MYRILALDGGGVRGLLTVILLERLEAALPPPGLVARADLLAGTSTGALIALALARGIPLATLRELYLRRAREVFDDSWLDDLRDLGRLAGAEYSNRGLRRIAREWFGEATLGDLPKAVLVPTFDLDNEDPDPRRRSWKPKLFHNVPGTDADR, from the coding sequence ATGTACCGGATCCTGGCGCTCGACGGCGGCGGCGTGCGCGGCCTGCTGACCGTGATCCTGCTCGAGCGCCTCGAGGCCGCGCTCCCGCCTCCCGGGCTGGTCGCCCGGGCCGACCTTCTCGCCGGCACCTCGACCGGGGCGCTCATCGCGCTCGCGCTGGCCCGCGGCATCCCGCTCGCCACCCTGCGCGAGCTCTACCTGCGGCGGGCGCGGGAGGTCTTCGACGACTCCTGGCTCGACGATCTGCGCGACCTCGGCCGGCTCGCGGGCGCGGAGTACTCGAACCGCGGCCTTCGGCGCATCGCCCGCGAGTGGTTCGGCGAGGCGACGCTCGGCGATCTGCCGAAGGCGGTGCTGGTGCCGACCTTCGACCTCGACAACGAGGATCCCGACCCCAGGCGCCGGAGCTGGAAACCCAAGCTCTTCCACAACGTGCCCGGCACCGACGCCGACCGC